The Acomys russatus chromosome 18, mAcoRus1.1, whole genome shotgun sequence genome includes a region encoding these proteins:
- the Trim13 gene encoding E3 ubiquitin-protein ligase TRIM13: protein MCVYNALSPFSTAFFSFTVKTWKKTKNRFFPEKYNLHLLAGDRGVMELLEEDLTCPICCSLFDDPRVLPCSHNFCKKCLEGLLEGNVRNSVWRPSPFKCPTCRKETSATGVHSLQVNYSLKGIVEKYNKIKISPKMPVCKGHAGQPLNIFCVTDMQLICGICATRGDHTKHVFSSIEDAYIQERVAFESLFQSFETWRRADALSRLDTLETNKRKSLQLLTKESDKVKEFFEKLQHTLDQKKNEILSDFETMKLAVMQAYDPEINKLTTILQEQRVAFNMAEAFKGVSEPIIFLQQMQEFREKIKVIKETPLPPSTLPTSPLMKNFDTREWENVRLVDVDKLSLPQDAGALTGRPAWRPCLLLMALALLALLAVFSAPVLPEWSPLDELAAWKDCLSSFSSYLTKSAAFVEQSVFYWEQMTHGFFVFSEGIKNVSLVALNYVAEFVCKYKLL, encoded by the exons atgtgtgtgtataacgccctctctcctttctctacagCATTCTTTAGTTTTACAGTCAAAAcgtggaaaaaaaccaaaaatcggTTTTTCCCAGAGAAATATAACCTGCACCTTCTTGCTGGGGACAGAG GTGTGATGGAGCTGCTTGAGGAAGATCTCACGTGCCCAATTTGTTGCAGTTTGTTTGACGATCCTCGAGTTTTGCCCTGCTCACACAACTTCTGCAAAAAATGCTTAGAAGGGCTCTTGGAGGGGAATGTGCGGAATTCAGTGTGGAGACCCTCCCCGTTCAAGTGCCCTACCTGCCGTAAGGAGACTTCCGCCACTGGAGTCCACAGTCTGCAGGTTAATTACTCCCTAAAGGGCATTGTGGAGAAATACAACAAAATCAAGATTTCTCCCAAAATGCCAGTGTGCAAAGGACACGCGGGTCAGCCTCTCAACATTTTCTGTGTGACTGACATGCAGCTAATTTGTGGGATCTGTGCTACCCGCGGCGACCACACTAAGCACGTCTTTTCTTCTATTGAAGATGCCTACATTCAGGAAAGGGTTGCCTTTGAGTCCCTCTTCCAGAGTTTTGAGACTTGGCGCCGGGCAGATGCTCTTTCCCGCTTGGACACTTTGGAAACGAACAAGAGGAAATCCCTACAGCTCCTCACTAAAGAGTCAGACAAAGTAAAGGAGTTTTTCGAGAAGTTACAACACACCTTGGATCAAAAGAAGAACGAGATCCTGTCTGACTTTGAAACTATGAAGCTTGCAGTCATGCAAGCCTACGACCCAGAAATCAACAAACTGACCACGATTCTGCAGGAGCAGCGGGTGGCCTTTAACATGGCCGAGGCGTTCAAAGGCGTATCGGAACCTATTATATTTTTGCAACAGATGCAGGAGTTCAGGGAGAAAATCAAAGTGATCAAGGAAACACCCTTGCCGCCCTCTACTTTGCCCACAAGCCCTTTAATGAAGAACTTTGACACTAGGGAGTGGGAGAACGTTCGGCTCGTGGACGTGGATAAGCTGTCTCTGCCTCAAGATGCGGGCGCGCTCACCGGCAGGCCTGCCTGGCGCCCCTGCCTGTTGCTCATGGCGCTGGCCCTGCTGGCTCTCCTCGCGGTCTTCAGTGCCCCCGTGCTCCCGGAGTGGTCTCCGCTCGATGAATTGGCAGCTTGGAAAGACTGTCTTTCAAGCTTTAGTTCTTACCTGACTAAATCCGCGGCTTTTGTAGAACAGTCTGTTTTTTACTGGGAACAGATGACACATGGGTTTTTCGTTTTCAGTGAAGGCATAAAAAATGTTAGTTTGGTGGCACTGAACTATGTGGCAGAATTTGTATGCAAATATAAGCTGTTATAA
- the Kcnrg gene encoding LOW QUALITY PROTEIN: potassium channel regulatory protein (The sequence of the model RefSeq protein was modified relative to this genomic sequence to represent the inferred CDS: inserted 3 bases in 2 codons; substituted 1 base at 1 genomic stop codon) — protein sequence MDTLFVLTIVTLEFRSGFLSTSLFLIISNIHELLLPSDFADYRRLQRESLIYELGSLAXILSQHLLQSRPPLAEVHLLSXNPQAFFRGFGSCSRTAEMLTRQITVFGEQPSALARNSSSFLPQVALLPLPPQRPSHDGLLFHXADGTIENHAGVKYFEC from the exons ATGGACACACTATTTGTCTTGACAATAGTTACCTTGGAATTTAGGTCTGGTTTCCTATCCACTTCCCTGTTCCTAATCATATCTAACATTCATGAGCTTCTGTTACCCTCTGATTTTGCAGACTATCGTAGGCTTCAGAGAGAATCTCTTATCTATGAACTTGGTTCTCTTGC CATCTTAAGCCAGCACCTGCTACAATCAAGACCCCCTCTCGCGGAAGTGCATTTGCTGAGCTGAAATCCTCAGGCCTTCTTCAGAGGGTTTGGCTCTTGCAGCCGAACAGCTGAGATGCTAACTAGACAGATTACAGTGTTTGGAGAACAACCATCAGCACTGGCTAGGAACAgtagctccttccttcctcaggtgGCTTTACTTCCACTGCCTCCACAAAGACCTTCTCACGATGGCCTGCTTTTCC TGGCTGATGGCACTATTGAGAACCACGCTGGAGTCAAGTATTTTGAATGCTGA